The window CCAATCGGGCGCGCCGAGTCCACCCCCTGGGTGATCTCGATACGTACTTCTGCGTGCAGCACCGCCGCCCACAGCATCAGAAAACCAAATGCTACTCGTAATGCCTGCTTCATCATATCTCCCTTATCCGGGCGGAAGGCCCACGATAATTTAGCAGAATGTTAACAAACTCAAATACACAAAACTACCAGAACCCAGCGACTGCCGAAGAATGTTTTCCCCGCCGCGACGGGGAAAAGTTTAGCTTACGGTTTGAAGTCCAGAGGCGCGTTTTTAAACACTTCGTACACTGCCTGGCTCGGTGGTTTTGGAATCTTCGCCTGTCGGGCGGCAGCAAGCGCGGCCTGACAAAGCGCGGGATCGCCACCTTCAGACTGAATATCGAGCAACAAACCGTCCGGGGCCAGTTTTATCCGCAGCGTACAGGTCTTGCCTGCATAAGACGATGCGTCATAAAACTTGCTTTCGATGGCGGACTTAATCTGCCCGGCATAGTTGCTGATATCCGCGCCTGATGCGCCATTATTTTTAGTATTACCACTCCCGGCGGGAGAAACATTGTTCCCTTTCGCTCCGCCGCCGGTTTTCGGCGCATTCTTACCGGAGCTGAGATCGCCCAGCAGGTCATCAACGCCTGATGCCGCCGCCGCTTTCTCTGCGGCAGCTTTCTCTGCGGCCGCTTTTTTAGCCGCAGCCGCCTTCTTATCGGCAGCCGCTTTCTCCGCTGCGGCTTTCTTCTCCGCGGCGGCTTTTTCGGCGGCTGCTTTCTTCTCAGCCGCGGCTTTTTCCGCCGCCGCTTTCTTCGCCGCTTCGGCCTGCGCCTGTTTTGCAGCCTCGGCTTCCGCCTTCTTCTTCGCGTCGGCAGCGGCTTTAGCGGCTTCTGCTTCTGCTTTTTTCTTCGCGTCGGCAGCAGCTTTAGCCGCTTCGGCTTCGGCTTTTTTCTTCGCGTCCGCCGCCGCTTTAGCCGCTTCCGCTTCCGCCTTTTTCTGCGCGTCCGCCGCGGCTTTCTTCGCCGCTTCCGCGGCCTCTTTCGCCTGAGCGTCGGCTTTCGCTTTCGCCTCGGCAGCCGCTTTTTTCGCAGCCTCTTCCGCCTGCTGCTTCTGCTCCAGCGCT is drawn from Citrobacter rodentium NBRC 105723 = DSM 16636 and contains these coding sequences:
- the tolA gene encoding cell envelope integrity protein TolA, which gives rise to MSKATEQNDKLKRAIIISAVLHVILFAVLIWSSFDEHIEASAGGGGGSSIDAVMVDPGAVVQQYERQQQQQSSAQRAKEQREKLAQQQAEELREKQAAEQERLKQIEKERLAAQEQQKQAEAEAKKALEQKQQAEEAAKKAAAEAKAKADAQAKEAAEAAKKAAADAQKKAEAEAAKAAADAKKKAEAEAAKAAADAKKKAEAEAAKAAADAKKKAEAEAAKQAQAEAAKKAAAEKAAAEKKAAAEKAAAEKKAAAEKAAADKKAAAAKKAAAEKAAAEKAAAASGVDDLLGDLSSGKNAPKTGGGAKGNNVSPAGSGNTKNNGASGADISNYAGQIKSAIESKFYDASSYAGKTCTLRIKLAPDGLLLDIQSEGGDPALCQAALAAARQAKIPKPPSQAVYEVFKNAPLDFKP